The Methylomarinum vadi genome has a window encoding:
- a CDS encoding inorganic phosphate transporter encodes MIKKASIKLENNKESVNTLFAIPLICSAALLSFAHGANDVANAVGPLAAINDAIFSGGIAKKAAIPLWIMLVGAFGIAIGLALYGPKLIRTVGSEITDLDKTRAFCVAMAAAITVILASQLGLPVSSTHTAVGAIFGVGFLREYLKHSNAKRIAEIREHHQHVDPEKVEAILQEFEAATIEKKAEILKELKAKKEASQLSRKERKSLKKAYRQQLVKRSHLYKIAAAWVITVPLSGLLSAFIYFAIRGFMLP; translated from the coding sequence ATAATTAAAAAGGCGTCAATAAAACTGGAAAACAACAAGGAAAGCGTCAACACCCTGTTCGCGATTCCGTTGATATGTTCCGCGGCCCTATTGAGCTTTGCTCATGGCGCCAACGACGTGGCCAATGCGGTCGGGCCGTTAGCGGCCATTAATGATGCAATCTTCAGCGGCGGCATCGCCAAAAAAGCGGCCATTCCTTTATGGATCATGCTAGTGGGCGCCTTTGGTATCGCTATCGGATTGGCTTTGTACGGCCCAAAACTGATTCGCACCGTAGGTAGCGAAATCACCGATCTGGATAAGACGCGTGCATTCTGTGTCGCCATGGCCGCGGCCATCACCGTGATTTTGGCCAGCCAACTGGGACTGCCGGTCAGCTCGACCCATACCGCGGTCGGCGCGATCTTCGGCGTTGGTTTTTTACGGGAATACCTGAAACATAGCAACGCCAAAAGAATCGCCGAGATTAGGGAACATCATCAGCACGTCGACCCGGAAAAAGTCGAAGCCATATTGCAGGAATTCGAAGCGGCGACGATCGAAAAAAAGGCCGAAATCCTCAAAGAACTCAAGGCAAAAAAAGAGGCCAGCCAATTAAGTCGCAAGGAGCGTAAAAGCCTGAAAAAAGCCTATCGCCAACAACTGGTTAAGCGCTCGCATTTATACAAAATCGCTGCCGCCTGGGTCATTACCGTGCCTTTATCGGGACTGCTGTCCGCCTTTATTTATTTTGCGATTCGCGGCTTTATGCTACCTTGA
- the minD gene encoding septum site-determining protein MinD, which yields MARIIVVTSGKGGVGKTTTSAAIAMGLAKKGHKTAVIDFDVGLRNLDLVMGCERRVVYDFINVINGEASLNQALIKDKRCDKLFILPASQTRDKEALTKEGVDKVLNDLSKDFEYIVCDSPAGIERGATLAMYFADDAFVVTNPEVSSVRDSDRMLGILSSKSRRAENGEEPIKEYLLLSRYSPDRVKLGEMLSVDDVQDILSLHLLGVIPESKSVLNASNSGVPVILDKQSDAGQAYADIVARYLGEELPHRFINEEKKGLFGKLFGSK from the coding sequence TTGGCCAGAATTATTGTCGTAACATCAGGTAAAGGCGGCGTTGGCAAAACGACGACTAGTGCCGCGATTGCCATGGGACTGGCAAAGAAAGGTCATAAAACAGCCGTTATCGACTTCGATGTGGGTTTACGCAACCTCGATTTAGTCATGGGTTGCGAACGCCGCGTGGTTTACGATTTTATCAATGTCATTAATGGCGAGGCCTCCTTGAACCAGGCCTTGATTAAGGATAAACGCTGCGACAAGCTTTTTATTTTGCCCGCATCGCAAACTCGCGACAAGGAAGCTTTGACCAAAGAAGGTGTCGACAAAGTCCTGAATGATCTTTCCAAGGATTTCGAATATATCGTCTGCGACTCTCCGGCAGGAATCGAGCGAGGCGCAACGCTGGCCATGTATTTTGCCGACGATGCCTTTGTTGTGACTAATCCGGAGGTTTCCTCGGTCCGGGACTCAGATAGAATGTTGGGCATTTTATCCAGCAAATCGCGTCGGGCCGAAAATGGCGAAGAACCGATCAAGGAATATTTGTTATTGTCGCGTTATTCTCCCGACCGGGTTAAACTGGGGGAAATGCTGAGCGTTGACGATGTCCAGGATATTTTGTCATTGCATTTATTAGGCGTCATTCCGGAATCTAAATCGGTATTAAACGCCTCGAACTCTGGCGTCCCGGTAATTTTGGACAAACAAAGCGACGCCGGCCAAGCTTATGCCGACATCGTGGCCCGCTACCTGGGCGAAGAATTGCCTCATCGCTTTATTAATGAAGAGAAGAAAGGGCTATTCGGTAAGTTGTTCGGGAGTAAGTAA
- a CDS encoding chloride channel protein, whose product MTEQSASLLSVSAWKQRLVFWCGAIMVGLLIVAMTMLSEWAAETYRQLSLRYFWFNFLIAPLGLSMIAWLTFRLFPGSERSGIPQVKVALEISDNLSQREKLLSLRIVVGKMLLPIMGLLSGASVGFGGPATHVGASFMSSLGKAVRFPTHYMEKGLILAGSAAGFAAMFSAPLAGIIFAIEEMGRALEEKVSSMVLTAIVFSGVTAYAILNSYIFFSDNYFVLPWDQSWLAVPLCGIAGGLMGGLFSKIILSGSRLLNRTGLSIVTIAFVCGGIIAILGHYSGGTTSGTGYQQAKAILQGTGEMDPLYPIFKMLATCATYFSGIPSGIFVPSIATGAGIGVNLAHWFPIAPASVMILLSITAYFSGMLQSPLTSFVLVMEMTNSNEILIPLMAATFFATATSKLFNPVPLYRALCDSYKQTSEDQTKDET is encoded by the coding sequence ATGACGGAACAATCCGCTTCTTTGCTCTCGGTCTCGGCTTGGAAACAGCGCCTGGTGTTCTGGTGCGGCGCCATCATGGTCGGCCTATTAATTGTCGCCATGACGATGCTCAGCGAGTGGGCGGCCGAAACCTATCGGCAATTATCCTTGCGCTACTTCTGGTTCAATTTCCTGATCGCGCCGCTGGGATTAAGTATGATCGCCTGGTTGACCTTTCGCCTGTTCCCCGGTTCCGAACGCAGCGGCATCCCGCAAGTCAAGGTGGCCCTGGAAATCAGCGACAACCTCAGTCAACGCGAAAAGCTATTGTCGTTGCGTATCGTCGTCGGTAAGATGCTGCTGCCCATCATGGGGCTGTTGTCAGGCGCCTCGGTCGGCTTCGGCGGTCCCGCCACCCATGTCGGCGCATCGTTTATGTCCTCGCTGGGCAAAGCGGTCAGATTTCCCACCCATTACATGGAGAAAGGCTTGATTTTGGCCGGCAGCGCCGCCGGTTTTGCCGCCATGTTCAGCGCTCCCCTGGCCGGCATCATCTTCGCGATCGAGGAAATGGGGCGCGCCTTGGAAGAAAAAGTTAGCAGCATGGTGCTGACCGCGATCGTATTCTCCGGCGTCACCGCCTACGCGATCCTGAACAGCTACATCTTTTTCTCGGACAATTACTTCGTCTTGCCGTGGGACCAAAGCTGGCTGGCCGTCCCGCTCTGCGGCATCGCCGGGGGCTTGATGGGCGGGCTGTTCAGTAAAATCATTCTCAGCGGCAGCCGACTGCTGAATCGCACCGGTTTATCCATCGTAACGATCGCCTTCGTTTGCGGCGGCATCATCGCCATACTGGGGCATTATTCCGGTGGTACAACCTCCGGCACCGGCTATCAGCAAGCCAAGGCGATTTTACAGGGTACAGGCGAGATGGACCCGCTTTACCCCATATTCAAGATGCTGGCGACCTGCGCCACTTATTTCAGCGGCATACCCAGCGGTATCTTCGTGCCCTCGATCGCCACCGGCGCCGGCATAGGCGTCAATCTGGCCCACTGGTTCCCTATCGCCCCGGCATCGGTGATGATTTTGCTCAGCATCACGGCTTATTTTTCCGGCATGCTGCAATCGCCATTGACATCCTTCGTACTGGTGATGGAAATGACAAACAGCAACGAAATCCTGATTCCGCTAATGGCCGCAACATTTTTCGCCACCGCCACGTCAAAATTGTTCAACCCGGTCCCGTTGTACCGTGCCCTGTGCGATAGCTATAAACAAACGAGCGAAGACCAGACAAAAGATGAAACATAA
- a CDS encoding winged helix-turn-helix domain-containing protein, with product MSNEVIGDAAGKIWNYLNENGDASVSKVAKETGLNKTDVQRAIGWLAKEGKLGFEVSGRTETLSLK from the coding sequence ATGTCTAATGAAGTCATTGGTGATGCTGCCGGCAAGATCTGGAATTACCTGAATGAAAACGGTGATGCCAGCGTTTCCAAGGTAGCCAAGGAAACCGGTCTGAACAAAACCGATGTCCAGCGAGCCATCGGCTGGCTGGCTAAAGAGGGGAAATTAGGTTTCGAAGTGAGCGGCAGAACCGAAACCTTGTCATTAAAATAA
- a CDS encoding inorganic phosphate transporter — translation MNLEHVAHNPNRHPFARDLFKAGTAFLFILAVGYYVTGYVIPSNGNQILITAAVIGAYMALNIGANDVANNVGPAVGSKAVSLFGAIIIAAIFEASGAIIAGGDVVGTIKKGIIDPAMIRDANTFIWLMMAALLAAAIWLNIATALNAPVSTTHSIVGGVLGAGIAAGGLGIANWPEFGKIAASWVISPVLGGVIAASFLYLIKRTITYQQDMVGSAQRIVPILIALMTWAFTTYILLKGIKHIFKVDFLTAASIGLAIAIATFFLLTPILNNHPLKRVGSNNGLKVRIRVD, via the coding sequence ATGAATTTAGAACACGTTGCCCATAACCCCAATCGCCATCCCTTCGCCCGAGACCTTTTTAAGGCCGGCACGGCCTTTCTGTTCATCCTAGCCGTCGGTTATTACGTCACAGGCTATGTAATACCAAGCAACGGCAATCAAATATTGATCACGGCAGCTGTCATCGGCGCCTATATGGCACTGAACATAGGGGCCAACGATGTCGCCAACAATGTCGGTCCGGCGGTCGGCTCCAAGGCCGTTTCGCTCTTCGGTGCCATCATCATCGCCGCAATTTTCGAGGCATCCGGCGCCATAATTGCCGGTGGCGATGTGGTCGGGACGATAAAAAAAGGCATTATCGATCCCGCCATGATTCGCGATGCCAACACCTTTATCTGGTTGATGATGGCGGCGCTATTGGCGGCGGCCATTTGGCTGAATATCGCAACGGCTCTGAATGCGCCGGTTTCCACCACCCATTCGATCGTCGGCGGCGTGTTGGGCGCTGGCATCGCGGCCGGCGGCTTGGGGATCGCCAATTGGCCCGAATTCGGCAAAATCGCCGCCAGTTGGGTTATTTCCCCCGTTCTTGGTGGTGTCATCGCGGCTTCGTTTTTATACCTGATCAAGCGCACTATTACTTATCAACAGGATATGGTCGGTTCGGCGCAAAGAATCGTGCCAATCCTGATTGCGCTGATGACATGGGCATTTACCACCTACATTCTCTTAAAAGGGATTAAACATATCTTCAAAGTCGATTTCCTAACCGCAGCGAGCATCGGTTTGGCTATCGCCATTGCTACCTTTTTTTTGCTCACGCCAATACTAAACAACCACCCGCTCAAGCGGGTGGGTTCCAATAACGGACTGAAAGTCCGGATACGCGTCGACTAA
- a CDS encoding ABC transporter substrate-binding protein, with protein MALSANQSILIVADASSRIHDQVVKELRNHKFRPEVSVDYSYSDEIIVNTLNQKAYSLAITLGFEAALLINQSNVTTLNTLLSRFSIADRRLCFSSECPNSTQHYSIVLDQPIARQLNLLTTILPSIEKVGVLTANFSANKTTKLQQETVKRHLQLITRRINSPNELNHQFDELCKQSDVILALPDPMIHNRETVPYLLLTSYRYNIPFIGFSKAYVNAGAISAVFSSPKQIARHIRELAEQILTSGSTLKQKLYPPKYFSVSTNKNVAQSLEIRLPQEEQIKTKLLQMEK; from the coding sequence ATGGCTTTATCGGCCAACCAATCGATCCTGATCGTTGCCGACGCCAGTTCCAGAATCCATGACCAAGTGGTTAAGGAATTACGGAACCACAAATTCCGCCCGGAAGTCAGCGTCGATTATTCCTATAGCGATGAAATAATCGTTAACACTCTTAACCAAAAAGCTTATTCTTTGGCCATCACACTGGGGTTCGAGGCCGCTTTGCTTATCAATCAATCCAATGTGACGACATTAAATACCTTGTTGTCGAGGTTCAGCATCGCGGACCGGCGTTTATGTTTTTCCAGCGAATGCCCAAATTCAACACAGCATTACAGTATTGTCCTCGACCAACCGATTGCCAGGCAACTCAATTTATTAACTACGATATTACCCAGTATAGAGAAAGTAGGCGTTTTAACGGCTAACTTTTCCGCTAACAAGACGACCAAGTTACAACAAGAAACAGTAAAAAGACACTTGCAACTCATCACCCGCCGCATCAATTCCCCCAACGAACTCAATCATCAATTCGACGAACTCTGCAAACAATCCGACGTAATTTTAGCTTTACCGGACCCTATGATTCATAACCGCGAAACCGTTCCCTATCTGTTGTTGACCAGCTATCGCTATAACATCCCCTTCATCGGTTTTTCCAAGGCCTATGTCAACGCCGGCGCCATCTCCGCGGTATTTTCTTCCCCCAAGCAAATCGCCCGCCATATACGGGAATTAGCAGAACAAATATTGACGAGCGGCAGCACGCTAAAACAAAAACTGTATCCCCCTAAATATTTCTCGGTCAGCACGAATAAAAATGTGGCGCAAAGCCTGGAAATCCGCTTGCCCCAAGAAGAACAGATAAAAACAAAATTATTGCAAATGGAAAAATGA
- the thiC gene encoding phosphomethylpyrimidine synthase ThiC produces MSAVRKEIAAGSASSVKIDSYPASEKIYVEGSRPDIRVPMRKITLSDTPAHFGAEKNPPLYVYDTSGVYTDPSVEVDLQKGLGSIRGKWIEERNDTELLEGPTSAYGSERLHDPVTAHLRFEHIRKPRRAKSGMNVTQMHYARQGIITPEMEYIAIRENQNMEEMREYLKGRHPGEAFGASIPAVITPEFVRDEVARGRAIIPANINHPESEPMIIGRNFLVKINGNLGNSAITSSIEEEVEKMLWGIRWGADTIMDLSTGKNIHETREWILRNSPVPIGTVPIYQALEKVDGKAEELTWEIFRDTLIEQAEQGVDYFTIHAGVRLHHVPLTAKRLTGIVSRGGSIMAKWCLAHHTESFLYTHFEEICEIMKAYDVSFSLGDGLRPGSIYDANDEAQFGELETLGELTKIAWKHDVQTMIEGPGHVPLHMVKINMDKQLEDCHEAPFYTLGPLTTDIAPGYDHITSAIGAANIGWYGCAMLCYVTQKEHLGLPNKEDVREGIVTYKIAAHAADLAKGHPAAQARDNAMSKARFEFRWEDQFNISLDPEKARSFHDETLPKESAKIAHFCSMCGPHFCSMKISQDVRDYAAEKGIDENEALKQGMDEKSHQFLEEGADIYHKI; encoded by the coding sequence ATGAGCGCTGTCCGCAAAGAGATTGCCGCTGGTAGTGCCAGTAGCGTAAAAATCGATTCCTATCCCGCATCCGAAAAAATTTATGTCGAAGGCAGTCGTCCCGATATCCGTGTACCGATGCGCAAAATCACCTTGTCCGATACGCCGGCCCATTTTGGCGCGGAAAAAAATCCGCCCCTTTATGTTTATGACACTTCCGGGGTCTATACGGATCCTAGTGTTGAGGTTGATCTGCAAAAAGGCTTGGGTTCCATTCGTGGCAAATGGATCGAAGAGCGTAACGATACCGAATTGTTGGAAGGTCCGACTTCAGCTTATGGAAGCGAGCGGCTGCACGATCCTGTCACCGCACACCTGCGATTCGAGCATATCCGCAAACCGCGCCGAGCTAAGTCCGGGATGAATGTGACGCAAATGCATTACGCCCGGCAAGGCATTATCACGCCGGAAATGGAGTACATCGCCATCCGCGAAAACCAAAACATGGAGGAGATGCGTGAATATCTGAAAGGCCGGCATCCCGGCGAGGCATTCGGCGCATCGATTCCGGCCGTCATCACGCCGGAATTCGTGCGAGACGAAGTGGCCAGAGGCCGCGCCATCATCCCTGCCAACATCAACCATCCGGAATCGGAACCGATGATCATCGGCCGCAATTTCCTGGTCAAGATCAACGGAAATCTGGGCAACTCGGCGATCACATCCTCCATTGAAGAGGAAGTCGAAAAAATGTTGTGGGGTATCCGCTGGGGCGCCGATACGATCATGGACTTGTCGACCGGCAAGAACATCCATGAAACCCGCGAATGGATTCTGCGTAATTCGCCGGTGCCAATCGGAACCGTGCCGATTTACCAGGCGCTGGAAAAAGTCGATGGTAAGGCCGAAGAGCTGACCTGGGAAATCTTCCGCGATACCTTGATCGAACAGGCCGAACAAGGGGTCGATTACTTCACGATTCATGCCGGCGTGCGGTTGCACCATGTGCCGTTGACTGCCAAGCGTTTGACGGGCATTGTTTCGCGCGGCGGCTCGATCATGGCGAAATGGTGTCTGGCGCACCATACCGAAAGCTTCCTCTATACCCATTTCGAGGAAATTTGCGAAATCATGAAAGCCTATGATGTGTCGTTCTCGTTGGGCGACGGTTTGCGTCCGGGGTCGATTTACGATGCCAACGACGAGGCGCAATTCGGAGAATTGGAAACGCTGGGCGAATTGACCAAGATCGCCTGGAAACATGACGTGCAAACGATGATCGAAGGACCGGGCCATGTGCCATTGCACATGGTCAAGATCAACATGGACAAACAATTGGAAGATTGCCATGAAGCGCCGTTCTACACCTTGGGGCCTTTGACCACCGATATCGCGCCCGGCTACGACCACATCACCTCGGCGATCGGTGCGGCCAATATCGGTTGGTACGGTTGCGCGATGCTGTGTTACGTGACGCAAAAAGAGCATTTGGGTTTGCCGAACAAGGAAGACGTGCGCGAAGGCATCGTCACCTATAAAATCGCCGCCCATGCCGCCGATCTGGCAAAAGGCCATCCGGCCGCGCAAGCACGCGACAATGCGATGTCCAAAGCCCGTTTCGAATTCCGTTGGGAAGATCAATTCAATATTTCACTGGATCCGGAGAAAGCGCGTTCTTTCCATGATGAAACACTGCCTAAGGAATCGGCCAAAATCGCTCATTTCTGCTCCATGTGCGGTCCGCATTTTTGTTCGATGAAAATCAGTCAGGACGTGCGTGATTATGCCGCCGAAAAAGGTATAGACGAGAACGAAGCATTGAAACAGGGAATGGATGAGAAATCGCATCAATTCCTGGAGGAAGGGGCCGATATCTATCATAAAATTTAA
- the minC gene encoding septum site-determining protein MinC, giving the protein MSTDTTAPHKAALEFKSTSLNVPALILINNDLVQIEQQLQEKIAQAPEFFKHSPVLLDLRELNKHELPLDIDAIVNILRANNFLPIGIRGGTEEQNRSAIGLNLPVHSVHTAQPAAPNRQQPATTINPKVVEATTQAESPSLENKLITHPVRSGQRVYAKGDLIVTATVSAGAEIMAEGNIHVYGPLRGRALAGVQGNPDSRIFCFDLQAELISIAGNYKISDELDETVRHKPVQIRLQDQALIITPI; this is encoded by the coding sequence ATGTCGACCGACACAACCGCCCCGCACAAAGCTGCTTTAGAGTTCAAAAGCACTTCTTTGAATGTGCCTGCATTGATCCTAATCAATAATGACCTTGTGCAAATTGAACAGCAATTACAGGAAAAAATTGCGCAAGCGCCGGAGTTTTTCAAACATTCTCCAGTATTACTCGACCTGCGGGAATTAAACAAACACGAATTGCCTCTGGACATAGATGCCATCGTCAACATCCTGAGAGCGAATAATTTTCTCCCCATCGGCATCCGCGGTGGAACGGAAGAGCAAAACCGTTCCGCCATCGGCTTGAACTTACCGGTTCATTCCGTCCACACGGCCCAACCAGCTGCCCCGAATCGCCAACAACCGGCGACCACGATCAATCCCAAGGTGGTCGAAGCCACAACTCAAGCTGAATCCCCCAGCCTGGAAAATAAATTGATCACCCATCCGGTTCGTTCGGGTCAGCGGGTTTATGCCAAGGGAGATTTAATCGTTACCGCGACAGTGAGCGCGGGCGCCGAAATCATGGCCGAGGGCAATATCCATGTCTACGGCCCGCTCCGGGGAAGGGCACTGGCCGGCGTTCAGGGGAACCCCGATAGCCGGATTTTCTGTTTCGATCTGCAGGCCGAACTGATCTCGATCGCAGGTAACTATAAAATCAGTGACGAATTGGACGAAACGGTTCGCCACAAACCCGTGCAGATCCGCCTGCAGGACCAAGCTTTGATCATTACACCTATTTAA
- a CDS encoding TlpA disulfide reductase family protein, translating into MKHKLILVAGLLTVLSLVGWLLTDPTPHPAPNVSFKTISNKDISLRNLRGRPVIITFWATDCPACIEEIPHLLELYRLFHPHGLEMIAVAMYYDLPSHVVEMSKIKQLPYDIALDLRAELSKAFGGVMLTPTTFLISPGGDIVLKKLGGFELNAMKHNIEAMLSRSKNAQSM; encoded by the coding sequence ATGAAACATAAATTGATCTTGGTTGCCGGTTTATTGACCGTTTTGTCCTTGGTTGGTTGGCTTCTAACCGACCCCACCCCCCATCCCGCCCCGAACGTTAGTTTCAAGACCATTTCCAATAAAGACATCAGCCTGCGGAACCTGCGAGGTCGCCCCGTCATCATCACGTTCTGGGCCACCGACTGCCCGGCCTGTATCGAGGAAATCCCCCATCTGCTTGAGTTATACCGCCTGTTTCATCCGCATGGCCTGGAAATGATCGCTGTGGCCATGTATTACGACCTACCCAGCCACGTTGTCGAAATGAGTAAAATCAAACAGCTGCCCTACGACATTGCTCTGGATTTGAGAGCCGAGCTCAGCAAGGCATTCGGCGGGGTCATGCTGACGCCGACAACCTTCCTGATATCGCCAGGGGGGGATATCGTTTTGAAAAAATTGGGGGGGTTCGAACTTAACGCGATGAAACACAACATCGAGGCGATGTTATCGCGGAGCAAAAACGCTCAATCAATGTAA
- a CDS encoding DUF504 domain-containing protein produces the protein MQPIQEILNRIRWDESWGGDEFKIGYYDRVEKHLIVVAFKEIIFPKGDHFAFEVLDREGGVHSVPYHRVKSIYRNDRLIWHREH, from the coding sequence ATGCAGCCGATACAGGAAATTTTAAATCGAATTCGTTGGGATGAATCTTGGGGCGGGGATGAATTCAAAATTGGGTATTACGACCGCGTGGAAAAGCATTTGATCGTCGTCGCTTTCAAGGAAATCATATTCCCTAAAGGCGATCATTTCGCCTTCGAGGTGCTCGACCGGGAAGGGGGGGTGCATTCGGTGCCTTACCATCGGGTCAAGTCGATTTATCGAAACGACCGTTTGATTTGGCATCGGGAGCATTGA
- the ybaK gene encoding Cys-tRNA(Pro) deacylase, whose amino-acid sequence MTPAIIAAKKAKIDHKIHEYAHDTSASSYGAEAADKLGVPETRIFKTLIINLGNKDLAVGVVPVSALLNLKQMAKACGAKKAEMADSAVAERSTGYVLGGISPLGQKKRLKTIIDASAQDFATIYISAGRRGLDLELSPQNLQQLTNASFANISQ is encoded by the coding sequence ATGACACCCGCCATCATTGCTGCCAAAAAAGCCAAGATCGATCACAAAATTCACGAATATGCCCACGATACTTCGGCATCCTCCTATGGTGCCGAAGCCGCCGACAAACTAGGCGTACCCGAAACAAGGATCTTCAAAACCTTGATCATCAACCTGGGAAACAAGGACCTGGCGGTCGGCGTCGTGCCGGTATCCGCTCTGTTGAATCTGAAACAGATGGCGAAAGCCTGCGGCGCCAAAAAAGCGGAAATGGCGGATAGCGCCGTTGCAGAGCGGTCCACCGGTTATGTCTTGGGCGGCATCAGCCCTTTGGGCCAGAAGAAACGACTCAAAACGATCATCGATGCTTCCGCGCAAGATTTCGCTACCATTTATATCAGCGCCGGTCGCAGAGGATTGGACCTGGAATTGAGTCCGCAAAACCTGCAGCAACTGACCAACGCGAGCTTTGCCAACATCAGTCAATAA
- the minE gene encoding cell division topological specificity factor MinE produces the protein MSLLDYFRSTKPRSASVAKERLQILVAHERAARNRPSYLPKLQQEILAVVQKYVSVDEDAISVNFEQDEDQETLELNIVLPDEQNK, from the coding sequence ATGAGTCTTTTAGATTATTTCAGATCCACGAAACCCAGATCAGCTTCTGTCGCTAAGGAGCGTTTGCAGATTTTGGTGGCCCATGAACGGGCCGCCCGTAACCGCCCCTCCTATTTGCCAAAATTGCAACAGGAAATACTGGCCGTCGTACAGAAATATGTTAGCGTCGACGAGGATGCGATTTCGGTAAACTTCGAACAGGATGAAGATCAAGAGACTCTAGAACTGAATATTGTCCTGCCCGACGAGCAAAACAAATAA